From the genome of Homalodisca vitripennis isolate AUS2020 chromosome 8, UT_GWSS_2.1, whole genome shotgun sequence, one region includes:
- the LOC124367750 gene encoding uncharacterized protein LOC124367750 produces MWALLVLCLGLPSALLLELSHQDLELANKTCDGKSTCEHGKNSRFGDDLDWRDRNCFCDELCRRYGDCCLDSPFYNIAEQRRGIASFTCVDLRQFGGIYMMTTCPPAWGNPRVRAMCETGSNNKRDPISGLPATSHNTSITYRNSYCALCHGDTQLELWTPRIECPTLNIQHNLTRENFTNMLVYNHTRNQPSWGINFKDRFHPCTIDPVIPDTSSHIVRRCQADAIKTCAVNWTNNDVRNRCEAYTSMVYHGNYAYRNPHCAMCNNEPLQYLGCSKVALRTFFNKDFSPVAFAVLFDMSGGKTVGKVQPCTKTQLYDPFFRKCRDIISDISVFEELVIPLEEQQEMMEQALFHNRTNHTSYSTEYHHVTESNEEQQCAKFILNPEDYELNNGTVFVPVYDKTFKHGEYTIRDEGTLELCVEALGIQLADKFGEYMGYITFAGLGVSIIFLILHLTAFLLVPELRNLSGKNLASLCISLLVAYTAFMAGQLFKPRTTGCLVVAILTYYSFLASFTWMLTMAFDVWRTLRLATAELRVSAGKQWRKFTIYSMWSWLAPGIIVLSAFLIEKAPENSIPSEYRPDFAINSCWFGQRRALLLYFAVPLGVIMVLNTIFFGSSAHMIYSTTSTTKYTASAGTQRDFRLYIRLALVMGLTWVVGLIAGTLDNEGLWYAFIALNTLQGLFIFLAFTCTDKVIRGLALRRADGRPLRPPSFSWSGASTDSTRKSHIGSEPGTTDTLY; encoded by the exons ATGTGGGCGTTGCTGGTGCTGTGCCTCGGACTGCCCTCGGCGCTGCTTCTGGAGCTGAGTCATCAGGATCTTGAACTGGCCAACAA GACATGTGATGGGAAATCCACCTGTGAACACGGTAAAAATTCAAGGTTTGGAGATGACTTGGATTGGAGGGACAGAAATTGCTTCTGCGATGAGCTCTGTCGAAGATACGGCGACTGTTGTCTGGACTCTCCATTCTACAACATTGCAGAGCAGCGAAGAGGCATCGCCTCATTCACTTGTGTGGACCTGCGGCAGTTCGGGGGTATCTACATGATGACCACCTGCCCACCCGCTTGGGGCAACCCTAGGGTTCGAGCCATGTGTGAGACAGGCAGTAATAACAAGCGAGACCCCATCTCAGGTCTTCCTGCCACCAGTCACAACACCAGCATCACGTACCGCAACTCCTACTGTGCCTTGTGTCACGGAGACACACAACTGGAGCTGTGGACCCCGCGGATAGAGTGTCCTACACTGAACATCCAACACAACCTGACCAGAGAAAACTTCACCAACATGTTGGTCTACAACCATACGAGGAATCAACCGAGTTGGGGGATCAACTTCAAGGATCGATTCCACCCTTGCACCATCGATCCGGTGATACCAGACACATCCTCCCATATCGTCCGTAGATGCCAAGCTGACGCTATCAAGACCTGTGCAGTGAACTGGACAAACAACGATGTACGGAATAGGTGTGAAGCCTACACCTCGATGGTGTACCACGGAAACTATGCTTACAGAAACCCCCACTGTGCAATGTGCAATAATGAACCCCTCCAATACCTCGGATGCAGCAAAGTAGCACTAAGAACTTTCTTCAACAAAGACTTCAGCCCTGTGGCGTTTGCTGTTCTTTTCGATATGTCTGGAGGAAAAACAGTGGGGAAAGTACAGCCCTGCACAAAAACCCAACTGTACGATCCCTTTTTCCGAAAGTGCAGAGACATAATCAGCGACATTTCAGTTTTTGAAGAATTAGTCATCCCACTTGAAGAACAACAAGAGATGATGGAACAGGCGTTATTCCACAATAGAACAAACCACACCAGTTACAGTACTGAGTACCATCATGTTACAGAAAGCAATGAAGAACAGCAATGTGCCAAGTTTATACTCAATCCTGAAGATTACGAACTCAATAATGGAACAGTTTTTGTACCAGTCTATGACAAAACATTTAAACACGGAGAGTATACCATTCGAGACGAAGGAACATTGGAACTTTGTGTTGAAGCTCTTGGAATACAGTTGGCAGATAAATTCGGAGAGTACATGGGCTACATTACATTCGCTGGATTAGGAGTGTCTATAATTTTCCTGATTCTACATCTGACAGCTTTCTTATTAGTCCCAGAGTTGAGAAACCTCTCTGGAAAAAATCTCGCATCTCTGTGCATCTCCTTACTCGTAGCGTACACTGCATTCATGGCTGGTCAGCTGTTCAAGCCCAGAACAACAGGATGTTTGGTAGTTGCTATCCTCACCTACTACAGCTTCCTCGCCTCCTTTACCTGGATGTTGACAATGGCTTTTGACGTTTGGAGGACCTTGAGGCTCGCAACAGCTGAGCTGCGAGTCTCAGCTGGCAAACAATGGAGGAAGTTTACAATCTACTCAATGTGGAGCTGGTTGGCTCCAGGGATCATCGTCTTGTCAGCTTTCCTCATCGAGAAAGCACCCGAGAACTCAATCCCATCCGAGTATCGACCGGACTTTGCCATCAACTCTTGTTGGTTTGGCCAAAGAAGAGCGTTACTTCTGTACTTTGCAGTCCCACTTGGCGTTATTATGGTCCTGAATACCATTTTCTTTGGGAGTTCAGCGCACATGATATATTCCACGACATCGACAACGAAATACACAGCGAGTGCTGGAACTCAGAGAGACTTCCGCTTGTATATTCGGCTCGCCCTGGTGATGGGCCTCACCTGGGTGGTAGGCTTGATAGCTGGAACTCTAGATAACGAGGGTCTCTGGTACGCTTTCATCGCCCTCAACACTCTGCAAGGACTGTTCATCTTCTTGGCATTCACTTGCACTGATAAGGTGATAAGAGGTTTGGCCTTGAGGCGAGCGGATGGAAGACCTCTCAGGCCACCGTCGTTCTCCTGGTCAGGAGCCTCCACCGACAGCACGAGAAAGTCTCATATCGGCTCTGAGCCCGGCACAACCGACACCCTTTATTAA
- the LOC124367751 gene encoding late histone H2A.2.2-like: MAPVASGAGRGKKDGSKKVSKAVKAGITFPPARFIRQLKKGKYADKIGVGSGVYLAAVLEYLSAEILELAGNAARDNKKSRIIPRHIQLAIRNDEELSKLLSSVVLPAGGVLPHIQPTLLPKKGKEISGNLTKGNKSTNTLSQEY, from the exons ATGGCACCAGTAGCTTCAGGAGCAGGCAGAGGGAAGAAAG ATGGATCAAAGAAAGTTTCAAAGGCAGTGAAAGCTGGAATAACGTTTCCTCCAGCGAGATTTATTCGGCAACTTAAGAAAGGAAAATATGCAGATAAGATTGGCGTTGGCTCCGGAGTGTACTTAGCGGCTGTGCTGGAATACCTCTCAGCAGAAATTTTGGAATTGGCTGGAAATGCTGCTCGTGACAATAAGAAGTCGAg GATCATACCTCGCCATATCCAGTTGGCAATCCGGAACGATGAGGAGCTCTCCAAGTTGTTGAGTTCAGTGGTACTACCGGCCGGTGGAGTGCTGCCACACATCCAGCCTACGCTGCTGCCCAAGAAGGGCAAGGAGATCTCTGGTAACCTGACCAAGGGGAATAAGTCGACCAACACTTTATCTCAAGAATACTGA